One Natrinema longum genomic window carries:
- a CDS encoding dCTP deaminase: MSTEHPLTEYVDNLVYEPVQVSEDGIDLTVSAIYEVAAPGRLDFGGDELTDADLEPVPTELDTPQDEYGWWHLEGGQYVLQHNEFLTDLEEPVQLQPRNELLARGGSHPSMQVRDHLPLIPLTVADGGLKIKENARVSTLVPIGIDSAATE, encoded by the coding sequence ATGTCTACCGAACACCCTCTCACCGAGTACGTCGACAATCTGGTGTACGAACCGGTTCAGGTCTCCGAAGACGGGATCGACTTGACGGTCAGCGCCATCTACGAGGTGGCCGCCCCCGGCCGGCTCGACTTCGGCGGCGACGAACTCACCGACGCCGACCTCGAGCCGGTGCCGACGGAACTCGACACTCCCCAGGACGAGTACGGCTGGTGGCACCTCGAGGGCGGCCAGTACGTCCTCCAGCACAACGAGTTCCTGACGGATCTCGAGGAGCCGGTACAGCTCCAGCCACGGAACGAGCTGTTAGCTCGTGGCGGCTCGCATCCGTCGATGCAGGTGCGAGACCACCTCCCGCTGATCCCGCTGACGGTCGCCGACGGGGGGCTCAAGATCAAGGAGAACGCGCGGGTGTCGACGCTCGTTCCTATCGGGATCGATTCAGCGGCGACCGAGTAA
- a CDS encoding O-methyltransferase, producing MTDVLTDEIARFVRAVGPDPDETLIEMDEYAAAEGFPHVGPEVGAFLRFVARLSDAERIFEFGSGYGYSAYWFADALPDDGEIVLTEVDEDELELAREYMAAGGYDALTAYELGDAMETIDRYDGPFDVVLIDHQKERYADAFEAVRSKLPVGGVVVADNVITASVVDFDHLLEWAAGGSPTAVDEHTQGVIDYLETVRADPAFETVVVPLGEGIAVSYRVE from the coding sequence ATGACCGACGTTCTCACCGACGAGATCGCTCGCTTCGTTCGCGCGGTCGGGCCGGATCCCGACGAGACGCTGATCGAGATGGACGAGTACGCCGCCGCCGAGGGCTTTCCCCACGTCGGTCCCGAGGTCGGCGCGTTCCTCCGATTCGTGGCCCGCCTGAGCGACGCGGAACGGATCTTCGAGTTCGGATCGGGGTATGGCTACTCGGCGTACTGGTTTGCCGACGCCCTCCCCGACGACGGCGAGATCGTACTCACCGAGGTCGACGAGGACGAACTCGAGCTCGCTCGCGAGTACATGGCCGCAGGTGGCTACGACGCCCTCACAGCGTACGAACTCGGCGACGCGATGGAAACGATCGACCGCTACGACGGTCCGTTCGACGTCGTCCTGATCGATCATCAGAAGGAGCGCTACGCGGATGCCTTCGAGGCCGTCCGATCGAAACTCCCCGTCGGCGGGGTCGTCGTCGCCGACAACGTGATCACGGCCAGCGTCGTCGACTTCGACCACTTGCTCGAGTGGGCCGCGGGCGGCTCCCCGACGGCCGTCGACGAGCACACGCAGGGCGTTATCGACTACCTCGAGACCGTCCGTGCCGATCCGGCTTTCGAGACGGTCGTCGTCCCCCTCGGCGAAGGAATCGCGGTGAGCTACCGCGTCGAGTAG
- a CDS encoding PAS domain S-box protein produces the protein MTERVEPTDRVPWNDGDERAPLQWYRTLVETVPDGVFQLDADDRIVAVDDTLLELTGYTRDALRGEHVSMLVDERVIEAGDETGRTASDGTIRTARGTQIPCELRLETVPGPDGRRGAIGTVRERDPSERAQESAVDPTETADRADPAVEATPEADPSLESITAVLEEADVGVFVLDEAFEIAWINEATERYFGIDSTAVVGRDKMAVVNETIRNRVDDPDRFIDILTTAYDDNSDTERFECRITPSDDREERWVEHRSKPIESGPYEGGRVELYYDVTEQHRRVYQLRRLNESVREWLAASTREAAAEQVSCHLLDILGLEINGVFLYDPESETLEPVAQSEPAVALFDEVPTFAEGEGIAWRVFDTGEPSSYDDVRTDADVYNPDTPIRSELCLPIGDHGVVIIGSEERNAFDNGDLSLAKIVASSLEVTFDRISQERSLERERAQTETLLRTAPVGISVEDADGEVVLANRHAQTALGLGDRDPLGETELLAELTVVDADGEPIGPESGPSARVRETGEPISDEEVVIEDPSGERKWFSITAVPIFGPDGSLERVISAGEDVTALKTQERRLERRKHELETELSEILGRVSDAFYALDDEWRFTHVNERAGELLGRDPAELVGENVWETFPTGTRSDLIERYREAMESQQPVSWQRYSDSLDIWMEIRAYPSETGLSVYFQDITDRKRRERQLEQYERIIETIEDGIYVLDENGRFTMVNEAYTDLTGYDRDELVGSHASLVADEAVMDLAKRIVADESDEPTIETEIETKSGDLCPIEATVTSLTTAETGRERIGVVRDITERRERQRRLEASEQRYRTLAENFPNGVVALFDDELRYTAAGGQLFGEMGIEEETAIGKTIYERYPDDLVEAIEPRFLAALDGEEQSFELSHNDRELRAHTLPVRTGDEVTAGMLVVQDITERTEYQRKLEESNERLERFAYAASHDLQEPLRMVTSYLQLIEHRYAADLDEDGQEFIDYAVDGAERMREMIDGLLAYSRVETQGEPLEPVDLEAVLDDIREDLQFRITEQDADITVDSLPRVVGDSSQLRQVFQNLLSNAIEYSGEEPPRIHVSAERTRDEWEISVHDEGIGIDPEDQERIFQVFQRLHSHEEHPGTGIGLALCQRIVERHGGEIRVDSAPGKGATFSLTLPAVDATGS, from the coding sequence ATGACCGAACGGGTGGAACCGACCGATCGAGTACCCTGGAACGACGGTGACGAACGAGCGCCACTCCAGTGGTACCGGACGCTCGTCGAGACGGTTCCGGACGGCGTCTTCCAGCTGGATGCGGACGATCGGATCGTCGCGGTCGATGACACCCTCCTCGAGTTGACCGGCTACACACGCGACGCGCTTCGCGGCGAGCACGTCTCGATGCTGGTCGACGAGCGAGTCATCGAGGCCGGCGACGAAACCGGTCGCACCGCCAGCGACGGGACGATTCGGACGGCTCGAGGCACCCAAATACCCTGTGAACTGCGCCTCGAGACGGTGCCGGGCCCCGACGGCCGCCGGGGTGCGATCGGAACTGTCCGCGAACGCGACCCCTCGGAGCGTGCCCAGGAGTCGGCAGTCGATCCGACCGAAACGGCCGACCGGGCCGACCCGGCAGTGGAAGCGACACCGGAGGCGGACCCGTCGTTGGAGTCGATCACCGCTGTGCTCGAGGAAGCCGACGTGGGCGTGTTCGTCCTCGACGAGGCGTTCGAGATCGCGTGGATCAACGAGGCTACCGAACGGTACTTCGGGATCGACTCGACGGCCGTGGTCGGGCGAGACAAGATGGCCGTTGTCAACGAGACGATCCGTAACCGGGTTGACGATCCCGATCGATTCATCGATATCCTCACCACGGCGTACGACGACAACAGCGACACGGAACGATTCGAGTGCCGTATCACGCCCAGCGACGATCGCGAGGAACGCTGGGTCGAACACCGGAGCAAACCGATCGAATCCGGCCCATACGAAGGGGGCCGGGTCGAACTCTACTACGACGTGACCGAGCAACACCGGCGCGTATACCAGCTCCGTCGGCTGAACGAGTCGGTTCGCGAGTGGCTCGCCGCCAGCACGCGCGAGGCCGCAGCGGAGCAGGTCTCCTGCCATCTCCTCGACATCCTCGGGCTCGAGATCAACGGCGTCTTCCTCTACGACCCGGAGTCGGAGACACTCGAGCCGGTTGCCCAGTCCGAACCGGCCGTGGCGCTGTTCGACGAGGTGCCGACGTTCGCGGAAGGTGAGGGGATCGCCTGGCGCGTCTTCGATACCGGCGAACCGTCGAGCTACGACGACGTCAGGACGGATGCGGACGTCTACAATCCCGACACACCGATCCGCAGCGAACTCTGCCTTCCGATCGGGGACCACGGCGTCGTCATCATCGGCTCGGAAGAACGCAACGCGTTCGACAACGGCGATCTCTCGCTGGCCAAGATCGTCGCCTCGAGCCTGGAAGTGACCTTCGATCGAATCAGTCAGGAGCGGTCCCTCGAACGCGAGCGGGCCCAGACCGAAACGCTCCTCCGGACTGCGCCGGTCGGGATCTCGGTCGAAGACGCCGACGGAGAGGTGGTGCTGGCGAATCGGCACGCGCAGACGGCGCTCGGACTCGGCGATCGGGACCCCCTCGGCGAGACCGAACTACTCGCCGAACTGACCGTCGTCGACGCCGACGGCGAGCCGATCGGGCCCGAATCCGGCCCCTCCGCACGGGTGCGGGAAACCGGGGAACCGATCTCCGACGAGGAAGTCGTGATCGAGGATCCGTCGGGAGAGCGGAAGTGGTTCTCCATCACCGCCGTTCCCATCTTCGGCCCCGACGGCTCGCTCGAGCGGGTCATCTCCGCGGGCGAGGACGTGACGGCACTCAAAACACAGGAGCGCCGCCTCGAGCGCCGCAAGCACGAACTCGAGACCGAACTGAGCGAGATCCTCGGCCGCGTTTCGGACGCGTTCTACGCCCTCGACGACGAGTGGCGGTTTACGCACGTCAACGAACGGGCCGGGGAGCTGCTGGGACGTGACCCGGCGGAACTCGTCGGCGAGAACGTCTGGGAGACGTTCCCGACCGGAACGAGATCCGACCTCATCGAGCGCTATCGGGAGGCAATGGAGTCACAACAGCCCGTCTCGTGGCAGCGCTACTCCGACTCGCTCGACATCTGGATGGAGATCAGGGCCTATCCCTCCGAGACGGGACTCTCCGTGTACTTCCAGGACATCACGGACCGGAAACGTCGGGAACGCCAACTCGAGCAGTACGAACGGATCATCGAAACGATCGAGGACGGCATCTACGTCCTCGACGAGAACGGCCGGTTCACGATGGTCAACGAGGCGTACACCGATCTCACCGGCTACGATCGCGACGAGTTGGTCGGGAGCCACGCCTCGCTCGTCGCCGACGAAGCGGTCATGGACCTGGCCAAGCGAATCGTCGCCGACGAGAGCGACGAGCCGACGATAGAGACCGAAATCGAGACGAAATCCGGCGATCTGTGCCCGATAGAGGCGACGGTCACGTCGCTGACGACCGCGGAGACCGGACGCGAGCGAATCGGGGTCGTCCGCGATATTACGGAACGGCGGGAACGACAGCGCAGACTCGAGGCGAGCGAGCAGCGCTACCGTACCCTCGCCGAGAACTTCCCGAACGGCGTCGTCGCGCTGTTCGACGACGAGTTGCGGTACACGGCGGCCGGCGGCCAGCTGTTCGGCGAGATGGGTATCGAGGAGGAAACGGCGATCGGCAAGACGATCTACGAGCGCTATCCCGACGACCTGGTCGAAGCGATCGAACCCCGGTTTCTGGCCGCCCTCGACGGGGAGGAACAGTCCTTCGAACTGTCCCACAACGACCGGGAGCTCCGCGCCCACACCCTCCCGGTCCGGACCGGTGACGAGGTCACCGCCGGAATGCTCGTCGTCCAGGACATCACCGAACGGACCGAGTACCAGCGCAAACTCGAGGAATCGAACGAGCGCCTCGAGCGGTTTGCATACGCCGCCTCCCACGACCTGCAAGAGCCCCTGCGGATGGTCACGAGCTATCTCCAGCTGATAGAGCACCGCTACGCTGCCGACCTCGACGAGGACGGCCAGGAGTTCATCGACTACGCCGTCGACGGAGCCGAGCGCATGCGCGAGATGATCGACGGCCTGCTCGCGTATTCCCGGGTCGAAACGCAGGGAGAACCCCTCGAGCCGGTCGACCTCGAGGCGGTCCTCGACGACATCCGCGAGGACCTGCAGTTTCGAATCACCGAGCAGGACGCCGACATAACGGTGGACTCGCTTCCCCGCGTCGTGGGTGATTCGAGCCAGCTCCGGCAGGTGTTCCAGAACTTGCTGTCGAACGCGATCGAATACAGCGGCGAGGAACCACCGCGGATTCACGTCAGTGCCGAGCGGACCCGCGACGAATGGGAGATCTCCGTTCACGACGAGGGGATCGGTATCGATCCCGAGGATCAGGAGCGAATCTTTCAGGTGTTTCAGCGGCTTCATAGCCACGAGGAACACCCCGGAACGGGGATCGGGCTCGCGCTCTGTCAGCGGATCGTCGAGCGCCACGGCGGCGAGATCCGAGTCGACTCCGCGCCCGGAAAGGGGGCGACGTTCTCGCTGACGCTCCCGGCCGTCGACGCGACTGGCTCCTGA